A genomic segment from Actinoplanes sichuanensis encodes:
- a CDS encoding NUDIX domain-containing protein — protein sequence MTTAVPDRYAHCTFCGARFPTGQTWPRRCGACGETSYLNPSPVAVAVQPVGQGLLAVRRGIAPARGRLALPGGFIDVGETWQAATVRELFEETGVEADPSGVRLYDTISAPDGTILVFGLLPALPSTGHLPPPPDDDETLSREVLYGPTELGFSIHTTIATRWFTDRR from the coding sequence GTGACGACGGCCGTGCCGGACCGGTATGCGCACTGCACGTTCTGCGGTGCCCGGTTCCCGACCGGTCAGACCTGGCCACGCCGGTGCGGGGCGTGCGGTGAGACCAGTTATCTCAACCCGAGCCCGGTCGCCGTCGCGGTGCAGCCGGTCGGTCAGGGCCTGCTCGCGGTGCGGCGCGGCATCGCGCCGGCCCGTGGCCGCCTCGCCCTGCCGGGCGGCTTCATCGACGTCGGGGAGACGTGGCAGGCGGCCACGGTTCGTGAGCTGTTCGAGGAGACCGGAGTCGAGGCAGACCCCTCGGGGGTACGGCTATACGACACGATCAGCGCTCCGGACGGCACGATCCTGGTGTTCGGGTTGCTGCCGGCGTTGCCGAGCACGGGACATCTGCCGCCCCCGCCGGATGACGACGAGACACTGAGCCGCGAGGTCCTGTACGGCCCGACCGAACTCGGCTTCAGCATCCACACGACGATCGCGACCCGCTGGTTCACCGACCGCCGTTAG
- a CDS encoding NUDIX hydrolase, producing MTAVVVAAAWVHVRDRRVLTVRANGSDAFYLPGGKPEPGESDAEAAAREVLEEVGLTVDPAALRPFATFDAPAHNRPPGTRVRLICFTGEATGTPAPAAEIAELAWFTSADAARCAPAIRLVLHRLQATDQID from the coding sequence ATGACGGCCGTGGTCGTCGCGGCGGCCTGGGTGCACGTCCGGGACCGGCGCGTCCTGACCGTCCGGGCGAACGGCTCGGACGCCTTCTACCTGCCGGGCGGCAAACCGGAGCCGGGCGAGTCCGATGCCGAGGCAGCGGCCCGCGAGGTCCTCGAAGAGGTGGGCCTGACCGTCGACCCGGCCGCGCTGCGCCCGTTTGCGACCTTCGACGCCCCGGCCCACAACCGGCCACCCGGCACCCGGGTCCGGTTGATCTGCTTCACCGGCGAGGCCACCGGCACCCCGGCCCCGGCCGCCGAGATCGCCGAACTGGCCTGGTTCACCTCGGCCGACGCCGCGCGCTGCGCCCCCGCCATCCGCCTGGTCCTGCACCGACTTCAGGCGACCGACCAGATCGACTGA
- a CDS encoding signal peptidase I yields the protein MIRMILVAAGVVLVCGTVPARFGWSSSVVISGSMSPVVEAGDVVVTSPVARDRLRAGLVIRFHDPRRPGRYVLHRIVGTTADGRLVTRGDANLVADAAPVPTGTVTGVWRLRVPRLGLPVLWWIEGRYLYLVLTALALAVPPWWLWFRSRRSGRRPS from the coding sequence GTGATCCGGATGATCCTGGTCGCGGCCGGTGTGGTGCTGGTCTGCGGCACCGTTCCGGCCCGGTTCGGATGGTCGTCCTCGGTGGTGATCTCCGGTTCGATGAGTCCGGTCGTCGAAGCCGGCGACGTCGTCGTCACCTCACCGGTGGCGCGGGACCGGCTGCGGGCGGGCCTGGTGATCAGGTTCCACGACCCGCGCCGGCCCGGACGGTACGTGCTGCACCGCATCGTCGGGACCACCGCGGACGGACGGCTCGTCACCAGAGGGGACGCGAACCTGGTCGCCGACGCGGCCCCGGTGCCGACCGGGACGGTCACCGGGGTGTGGCGTCTGCGGGTGCCCCGGCTCGGACTGCCGGTGCTGTGGTGGATCGAGGGCCGGTACCTGTACCTCGTATTGACGGCGCTGGCTCTGGCCGTACCCCCGTGGTGGTTGTGGTTTAGATCTCGTCGATCAGGTCGGCGACCGAGTTGA
- a CDS encoding HAD-IIA family hydrolase, with translation MGHVPTRLLSHPCATRSPPMKERKAIESWLTDMDGVLVHEGEPVPGAPEFVNRMKESGKPFLILTNNSIYTPRDLQARLYRMGFDVDENSIWTAALATAQFLADQRPGGTAYVIGEAGLTTAMHAAGYILTEFEPDYVVLGETRTYSFEAITKAIRLISAGSRFICTNPDATGPSNEGLLPAAGSVAAMISQATGVKPYFVGKPNPMMMRSALNAIGAHSETTAMIGDRMDTDVLCGLEAGLETILVLTGISSRLESETYPYRPSRIINSVADLIDEI, from the coding sequence CTGGGACACGTGCCAACCCGATTGTTGTCCCACCCCTGTGCGACGAGGAGCCCCCCGATGAAGGAGCGCAAGGCGATCGAGAGCTGGCTCACCGACATGGACGGTGTTCTCGTCCACGAGGGTGAGCCGGTGCCGGGCGCACCCGAGTTCGTCAACCGGATGAAGGAGAGCGGCAAGCCGTTCCTCATCCTCACCAACAACTCCATCTACACCCCCCGCGACCTGCAGGCCCGCCTCTACCGGATGGGTTTCGACGTCGACGAGAACTCGATCTGGACGGCCGCGCTGGCCACCGCGCAGTTCCTCGCCGACCAGCGGCCCGGCGGCACCGCCTATGTGATCGGTGAGGCCGGCCTGACCACGGCCATGCACGCGGCCGGCTACATCCTCACCGAGTTCGAACCGGACTATGTGGTCCTCGGCGAGACCCGCACCTACAGCTTCGAGGCGATCACCAAGGCGATCCGGCTGATCAGTGCCGGCTCCCGGTTCATCTGCACCAACCCGGACGCCACCGGACCGTCCAACGAGGGCCTGCTTCCCGCGGCCGGCTCGGTCGCGGCGATGATCTCCCAGGCGACGGGCGTGAAGCCGTACTTCGTCGGCAAGCCCAATCCGATGATGATGCGCTCCGCGCTCAACGCGATCGGCGCGCACAGCGAGACCACCGCCATGATCGGCGACCGGATGGACACCGACGTCCTCTGCGGTCTCGAAGCGGGGCTGGAGACGATCCTGGTGCTGACCGGCATCAGCAGCCGGCTGGAGAGCGAGACGTACCCGTACCGGCCGTCCCGCATCATCAACTCGGTCGCCGACCTGATCGACGAGATCTAA
- a CDS encoding ferrochelatase, whose amino-acid sequence MVYDAFVLLSFGGPEKPDDVMPFLRNVVRGRGVPDERLAEVYEHYMHFGGVSPINQQCRDLLAAIETEFSTHGVKLPAYWGNRNWHPMLADTVAQMRDDGVEHALGFATSAYGGYSSCKQYWEDIAAARAHVGPGAPRIAKLRQFHDHPGFVNPHVVGVKQALAKLDPARRASTRLVFTAHSIPVSMAETAGPTGGRYNAQLAETARLVHAAAAADLGYDLVWQSRSGPPQIPWLEPDINDHLEGLAGQGVTDVVVSPIGFVSDHLEVIWDLDNEAKDTAARLGLGYARAATPGVHPDFVSMVRELVQERTDDQSRSALGTLPTWDTCQPDCCPTPVRRGAPR is encoded by the coding sequence GTGGTTTACGACGCGTTCGTCCTGCTCTCCTTCGGCGGCCCCGAGAAACCCGATGACGTGATGCCCTTCCTGCGGAATGTGGTTCGCGGGCGGGGCGTTCCGGATGAGCGCCTCGCCGAGGTGTATGAGCACTACATGCATTTCGGCGGGGTGTCCCCGATCAATCAGCAGTGCCGGGACCTGCTCGCCGCGATCGAGACCGAGTTCTCGACGCACGGCGTGAAGCTGCCCGCCTATTGGGGCAACCGCAACTGGCATCCGATGCTGGCCGACACCGTGGCGCAGATGCGCGACGACGGGGTGGAGCACGCACTCGGGTTCGCGACGAGTGCGTACGGCGGGTATTCCTCCTGCAAGCAGTACTGGGAGGACATCGCCGCGGCCCGGGCGCACGTCGGTCCGGGCGCACCGAGGATCGCCAAGCTGCGGCAGTTCCACGACCATCCCGGTTTCGTCAATCCGCACGTGGTGGGCGTGAAGCAGGCTCTGGCGAAGCTGGACCCGGCCCGCCGCGCCTCCACCCGGCTGGTCTTCACCGCCCATTCGATTCCGGTCAGCATGGCGGAGACGGCCGGCCCCACCGGCGGTCGCTACAACGCCCAGTTGGCGGAGACGGCCCGGCTGGTGCACGCCGCGGCCGCCGCCGACCTCGGTTATGACCTGGTCTGGCAGAGCCGTTCCGGCCCGCCGCAGATCCCGTGGCTGGAGCCGGACATCAACGACCACCTGGAAGGCCTCGCCGGGCAGGGGGTGACCGACGTGGTGGTCAGCCCGATCGGCTTCGTCTCCGACCACCTCGAGGTCATCTGGGACCTGGACAACGAGGCGAAGGACACCGCGGCCCGGCTGGGTCTCGGCTACGCGCGGGCCGCCACGCCCGGAGTCCACCCGGATTTCGTGTCGATGGTCCGCGAGTTGGTCCAGGAGCGGACCGATGATCAATCCCGGTCAGCGCTCGGTACGCTGCCGACCTGGGACACGTGCCAACCCGATTGTTGTCCCACCCCTGTGCGACGAGGAGCCCCCCGATGA
- the fabI gene encoding enoyl-ACP reductase FabI: MSGLLAGKRLLITGVITDASIAFSAAKIAQEQGATVVLTGYGRLSLVERIAKRLPEPAPVIELDATNSEHLDGLADKVREHVDGLDGVVHSIGFAPPSCLGGGFLDAPWEDVATAVHVSTYSYKSLAKAALPLMSSGGSIVGLTFDATSAWPVYDWMGVAKAGLESASRYLALHLGKQGIRSNLVAAGPLRTIAAKSIPGFEQFEDAWAERAPLGWDLHDTSAAGKAICALLSDWFPATTGEVVHVDGGYHAIGA, translated from the coding sequence GTGTCTGGACTGCTGGCCGGAAAACGGCTGCTCATCACGGGGGTCATCACCGACGCCTCGATCGCCTTCTCGGCGGCGAAGATCGCCCAGGAGCAGGGGGCGACGGTCGTGCTGACCGGTTACGGCCGCCTGTCCCTGGTGGAGCGGATCGCCAAGCGGCTTCCGGAGCCGGCGCCGGTCATCGAACTGGACGCGACGAACTCCGAACACCTCGACGGGCTGGCCGACAAGGTCCGCGAGCACGTCGACGGGCTGGACGGTGTGGTCCACTCGATCGGCTTCGCGCCGCCGTCCTGCCTCGGCGGCGGTTTCCTGGACGCGCCGTGGGAGGACGTGGCCACCGCTGTCCACGTCTCCACGTACTCGTACAAGTCGCTGGCCAAGGCGGCTCTGCCGCTGATGTCGTCGGGCGGCAGCATCGTCGGCCTGACCTTCGACGCGACCAGCGCGTGGCCGGTCTACGACTGGATGGGCGTGGCCAAGGCCGGCCTCGAGTCCGCCTCCCGTTACCTGGCGCTGCACCTGGGCAAGCAGGGCATCCGCAGCAACCTGGTGGCGGCCGGCCCGCTGCGCACCATCGCCGCCAAGTCGATTCCCGGCTTCGAGCAGTTCGAGGACGCGTGGGCGGAGCGGGCGCCGCTCGGCTGGGATCTGCACGACACCAGTGCCGCCGGCAAGGCGATCTGCGCCCTGTTGTCCGACTGGTTCCCGGCCACCACGGGTGAGGTTGTGCACGTTGACGGGGGTTACCACGCGATCGGGGCATAG
- the fabG gene encoding 3-oxoacyl-ACP reductase FabG, with the protein MARTVLVTGGNRGIGLAIAQAFAKQGDRVAVTHRGSGAPEGLFGVQCDITDSDAVDAAFTTVENELGPVEVVVANAGITDDTLLLRMSEEQFERVVDTNLTGAFRVAKRASSKMLRAKWGRIIFISSVVGLYGGPGQVNYAASKAGLVGMARSITRELGTRNITANVVAPGFIETEMTAVLSDARKAEIIKAVPAGRLASTDEVAAAVTFLASDSAAYISGAVLPVDGGLGMGH; encoded by the coding sequence GTGGCTCGCACCGTTCTGGTGACCGGAGGAAACCGCGGCATCGGCCTGGCCATCGCCCAGGCGTTCGCGAAGCAGGGCGACCGGGTGGCGGTCACCCACCGTGGTTCCGGCGCGCCGGAGGGTCTGTTCGGTGTGCAGTGCGACATCACCGACTCGGACGCCGTCGACGCCGCGTTCACGACCGTGGAGAACGAGCTCGGCCCGGTCGAGGTGGTCGTCGCGAACGCCGGCATCACCGACGACACGCTGCTGCTCCGGATGAGTGAGGAGCAGTTCGAGCGGGTCGTCGACACCAACCTGACGGGCGCGTTCCGGGTGGCGAAGCGGGCCAGTTCCAAGATGCTGCGCGCCAAGTGGGGCCGGATCATCTTCATCTCGTCGGTGGTCGGCCTGTACGGCGGTCCCGGCCAGGTGAACTACGCGGCGAGCAAGGCGGGCCTGGTCGGCATGGCCCGTAGCATCACGCGTGAACTGGGCACCCGCAACATCACGGCGAACGTGGTGGCTCCCGGCTTCATCGAGACGGAGATGACCGCCGTCCTGTCGGACGCTCGCAAGGCCGAGATCATCAAGGCCGTCCCGGCCGGTCGTCTCGCCTCCACCGACGAGGTCGCCGCTGCGGTGACCTTCCTGGCAAGCGACAGCGCGGCCTACATCTCGGGCGCCGTGCTGCCGGTCGACGGTGGTCTCGGAATGGGCCACTGA
- a CDS encoding VWA domain-containing protein, with the protein MIRFLEPWWLLTLLPVLAMAGAYVWRQFRKRQYAMRFTNVDLLRTLAPKGLGWRRHVSAAAFLLMLGALAAATARPSVDTEEPLERATVMLAIDVSLSMQAEDVEPSRIEAAQEAAKAFVSELPPTYNLGLVSFAKAANVLVAPTKDRSAVISAIDGLTLAEATATGEAVFTSLDAIRMVPSDGADGAPPARIVLLSDGYRTSGRSIEDAATAAVQANVPVSTIAFGTDTGVVDIRGSVQRVPVDRLSLQDLAEQTKGYFYEAASVSELKQVYEDMGSSIGHRTEPREVTQWYAAIGLLLGLAGAATSLLWTSRLP; encoded by the coding sequence ATGATCCGTTTCCTGGAGCCGTGGTGGCTGCTGACCCTGCTGCCGGTCCTGGCGATGGCCGGGGCCTATGTCTGGCGGCAGTTCCGTAAGCGGCAGTACGCGATGCGGTTCACCAACGTCGACCTGCTGCGCACCCTCGCACCGAAGGGCCTGGGCTGGCGCCGGCACGTGTCGGCGGCCGCGTTCCTGCTGATGCTGGGTGCGCTGGCGGCGGCGACGGCCCGCCCGTCGGTGGACACCGAGGAGCCCCTCGAACGGGCCACCGTGATGCTCGCCATCGACGTTTCGCTGTCGATGCAGGCCGAGGATGTCGAGCCGAGCCGGATCGAGGCGGCACAGGAGGCGGCGAAGGCGTTCGTCAGCGAGCTGCCACCGACGTACAACCTGGGTCTGGTGTCTTTTGCGAAGGCGGCGAACGTGCTGGTGGCGCCGACCAAGGACCGGTCCGCGGTGATCTCCGCGATCGACGGGTTGACGTTGGCCGAGGCGACCGCGACGGGTGAGGCGGTGTTCACTTCGCTGGATGCGATCCGGATGGTGCCGTCGGACGGCGCGGACGGCGCTCCGCCGGCCCGGATCGTGCTGCTCTCCGACGGGTACCGCACGTCGGGCCGGTCGATCGAGGACGCGGCGACCGCCGCCGTGCAGGCCAACGTGCCGGTGTCGACGATCGCGTTCGGCACCGACACCGGTGTGGTGGACATCCGCGGCTCGGTGCAGCGGGTGCCGGTGGACCGGCTGTCGCTGCAGGATCTGGCCGAGCAGACGAAGGGCTACTTCTACGAGGCGGCGTCGGTCAGTGAGCTGAAGCAGGTCTACGAGGACATGGGCAGCTCGATCGGGCACCGCACCGAGCCACGTGAGGTGACGCAGTGGTATGCGGCGATCGGCCTGCTGCTGGGGCTGGCCGGTGCCGCGACGAGCCTGTTGTGGACCTCGAGGCTGCCCTGA
- a CDS encoding DUF58 domain-containing protein has product MTRPGAAMPVAPEEAARAEAVLGRLQLLVTRKLDGLLQGDYAGLLPGPGTEAGESREYRPGDDVRRMDWPVTARTTMPHVRRTVADRELETWLAVDLSASLDFGTAKWLKRDLVIAAATAMAHLTVRGGNRIGAVVGTGSGVPEKGSGGSWWRRKPAANPEPTPWSPILRLPARPGRKEAQGLLRAIAGTKIKPGRADLGALIDMLNRPPRRRGVAVVISDFLAPVDNWARPIKKLGVRHDVLAIEVVDPRELELPDVGVLTLADPESGALHEVQTSDAKLRHRYAEAAGVQRAAIARALRAAGASHLRLRTDTDWLLDMVRFVAASRHARTRGTTR; this is encoded by the coding sequence ATGACCCGGCCGGGCGCCGCGATGCCCGTCGCCCCGGAGGAGGCGGCCCGCGCCGAGGCCGTCCTCGGTCGGCTGCAACTGCTCGTCACCCGCAAACTCGACGGTCTGCTCCAGGGCGACTACGCGGGCCTGCTGCCCGGTCCGGGTACCGAGGCCGGCGAGTCCCGGGAGTACCGGCCGGGCGACGACGTGCGCCGGATGGACTGGCCGGTGACGGCCCGCACCACGATGCCGCACGTGCGCCGGACCGTGGCCGATCGCGAGCTGGAGACGTGGCTGGCCGTGGACCTGTCGGCGAGCCTCGACTTCGGCACCGCCAAATGGCTGAAACGGGATCTGGTGATCGCGGCCGCCACGGCGATGGCCCATCTGACCGTCCGGGGCGGCAACCGGATCGGCGCCGTGGTGGGCACCGGGTCCGGCGTACCGGAGAAGGGGTCTGGCGGAAGCTGGTGGCGCCGTAAGCCGGCCGCGAACCCGGAGCCGACGCCCTGGTCCCCGATTCTGCGCCTGCCGGCGCGGCCCGGCCGTAAGGAGGCGCAGGGCCTGCTGCGGGCGATCGCCGGCACGAAGATCAAGCCCGGCCGGGCCGATCTGGGTGCGCTGATCGACATGCTGAACCGGCCTCCGCGGCGGCGCGGCGTGGCCGTGGTGATCTCCGACTTCCTGGCGCCGGTGGACAACTGGGCCCGGCCGATCAAGAAACTCGGGGTCCGCCACGACGTGCTGGCCATCGAGGTGGTCGACCCGCGTGAGCTGGAGCTTCCGGACGTCGGGGTGCTGACCCTGGCCGACCCGGAGTCCGGGGCGCTGCACGAGGTGCAGACGTCCGATGCGAAACTGCGCCATCGGTACGCCGAGGCGGCCGGCGTGCAGCGTGCCGCGATCGCCCGCGCGCTGCGTGCGGCCGGCGCGAGCCACCTGCGGCTGCGCACCGACACCGACTGGCTGCTCGACATGGTCCGCTTCGTGGCCGCTTCGCGCCACGCCCGTACCCGAGGGACCACACGATGA